One genomic region from Solwaraspora sp. WMMD792 encodes:
- a CDS encoding molybdopterin-dependent oxidoreductase: MAATTDPAPDPGSGPAGPASAGPTSAGPASAGPFDVAHRWRSPLRGPWLTSVLGLVLLIGLPVVMITGLLDYIAYGPQFGQAFPRDVGWLRLPYFDWPTRPSWLFRVSQGLHVALGIALIPVILAKLWSVIPKLFAWPPVRSVAQALERVSLLLLVGGILFQTVTGVLNVQYAYLFGFDFYTAHYFGAWVFTAALVVHVVVKLPRMVTALRSRSLRAELRTSRADTRPEPPDPDGLVAPRPAPATISRRGALALVGGGSLLLAVLTVGQSLDGPWRRLALLLPRGRPAGDGPNGFPVNRTAAAAGIGPADTGDGWRLELRGDDDRVVSLSREQLLGLPSHTARLPIACVEGWSTLQTWTGVRLRDLAAEAGVPEPASARVTSIQRGGLFNKATLQANQVLDPDSLLALRVNGVDLSLDHGFPARIIVPALPGVHCTKWVATIEFSGDGDGDG, translated from the coding sequence ATGGCCGCCACCACCGATCCGGCACCGGACCCCGGCTCCGGCCCCGCCGGCCCCGCCTCTGCCGGTCCCACCTCTGCCGGCCCCGCCTCTGCCGGGCCGTTCGACGTTGCCCACCGCTGGCGCAGCCCGCTGCGCGGCCCCTGGCTGACCTCGGTCCTCGGCCTCGTCCTGCTGATCGGCCTGCCGGTGGTGATGATCACCGGGCTGCTCGACTACATCGCCTACGGGCCGCAGTTCGGGCAGGCGTTCCCGCGCGACGTCGGCTGGCTGCGGCTGCCGTACTTCGACTGGCCGACCCGCCCGTCCTGGCTGTTCCGGGTCAGCCAGGGCCTGCATGTGGCGTTGGGGATCGCGTTGATCCCGGTGATCCTGGCCAAACTGTGGTCGGTGATCCCGAAACTGTTCGCCTGGCCGCCGGTGCGGTCGGTGGCGCAGGCGCTGGAGCGGGTCTCGCTGCTGCTGCTGGTCGGCGGGATCCTGTTCCAGACCGTCACCGGTGTGCTGAACGTGCAGTACGCGTACCTGTTCGGGTTCGACTTCTACACCGCGCACTACTTCGGGGCGTGGGTGTTCACCGCCGCGCTCGTCGTCCACGTCGTAGTCAAACTGCCCCGGATGGTCACCGCGCTGCGGTCCCGGTCGCTGCGTGCCGAACTGCGCACCTCGCGGGCCGACACCCGGCCCGAGCCGCCCGACCCGGACGGCCTGGTCGCCCCGCGCCCCGCGCCCGCCACGATCAGCCGCCGGGGTGCGCTCGCCCTGGTCGGCGGCGGGTCGCTGCTGTTGGCGGTGCTGACCGTCGGGCAGAGCCTGGACGGTCCGTGGCGGCGGCTCGCTCTGCTGCTGCCCCGTGGTCGGCCGGCCGGTGACGGGCCGAACGGCTTCCCGGTCAACCGGACCGCCGCCGCGGCCGGGATCGGGCCGGCCGACACCGGCGACGGCTGGCGCCTGGAGCTGCGCGGCGACGACGACCGGGTGGTGAGCCTGAGTCGGGAACAGCTGCTCGGCCTGCCGTCGCACACCGCGCGGCTGCCGATCGCCTGCGTGGAGGGCTGGTCGACCCTGCAGACCTGGACCGGGGTACGGCTACGCGACCTGGCCGCTGAGGCCGGGGTGCCCGAGCCGGCGTCGGCCCGGGTCACCTCGATCCAGCGCGGCGGCCTGTTCAACAAGGCGACCCTGCAGGCCAACCAGGTGCTGGACCCGGACTCGCTGCTGGCGTTGCGGGTCAACGGGGTCGACCTCTCGCTCGACCACGGATTCCCGGCCCGGATCATCGTGCCGGCCCTGCCCGGCGTGCACTGCACCAAATGGGTGGCGACCATCGAGTTCAGCGGGGACGGTGACGGCGATGGGTGA